A window of Bacilli bacterium contains these coding sequences:
- a CDS encoding glycosyltransferase: protein MTNVSSNAKILILTGNYGDGHVQAAVAIREAAKAYRPETEVTITDIMEWAHPRLNGVSRFLYIHGVKTFPSVYGYLFQKTRKQGSFSDALKKIKLLDLEKTLHYIYEVHPSVVVSTFPVAATAMALLKENGLLRVPTVTVITDHTDHSYWLNPGTDRYIVGSERVRDALIATGIPAARISATGIPVRSPFWSPLQKEAMMRKFGFDGAQPIVLVMGGGYGLIGKEIADVVKKTAAANDAKFIIVCGRNEKLQKKLSEEFSLYRDQVTITGYVNNIHELMAASDLIITKPGGLTTAEAAAMERPLLLTGTLPGQEQDNADFLCQAGIAVHADDTAEFAAHLANLLHNPGQLAEMKSCAGKLGMKRSALRALRAILDTASCPDFDKAINH, encoded by the coding sequence ATGACGAATGTGAGCAGCAATGCAAAAATCTTGATTCTGACCGGCAATTACGGGGACGGCCACGTCCAGGCCGCTGTCGCCATTCGCGAGGCCGCCAAAGCGTATCGACCGGAGACGGAAGTTACAATTACAGATATTATGGAATGGGCGCATCCCCGGTTGAACGGAGTAAGCAGATTTCTCTATATACATGGGGTCAAAACGTTTCCGTCCGTATATGGATATCTTTTTCAGAAGACGCGCAAGCAGGGCTCTTTTTCCGACGCTCTCAAGAAAATCAAATTGCTCGATCTGGAAAAAACGCTCCACTACATTTACGAGGTTCATCCGTCGGTGGTCGTCAGCACATTTCCGGTCGCGGCGACGGCCATGGCGCTATTGAAAGAAAACGGCCTGTTGCGGGTGCCGACCGTTACGGTGATCACCGATCATACCGACCACAGCTACTGGCTGAACCCCGGTACCGACCGCTATATTGTTGGCTCGGAACGGGTGCGGGACGCCCTTATCGCCACCGGCATCCCCGCGGCCAGGATCTCCGCCACCGGCATCCCCGTGCGGTCGCCCTTCTGGTCGCCGCTGCAAAAAGAAGCCATGATGCGCAAATTCGGCTTTGATGGCGCGCAACCGATCGTGCTTGTCATGGGCGGAGGATACGGCCTGATCGGCAAAGAAATTGCCGACGTTGTCAAGAAAACGGCCGCCGCAAACGACGCCAAATTTATTATCGTCTGCGGACGGAATGAAAAACTGCAAAAAAAGCTTTCCGAGGAATTTTCGCTCTACCGCGACCAAGTGACGATCACCGGTTATGTCAATAACATTCACGAGCTGATGGCGGCGTCCGACCTGATCATCACCAAGCCGGGAGGATTAACGACCGCCGAAGCGGCGGCAATGGAGCGGCCGCTGTTGTTGACGGGAACATTGCCGGGGCAAGAACAGGACAACGCCGACTTTTTATGCCAAGCCGGCATTGCGGTCCATGCGGATGATACGGCGGAATTCGCCGCTCATCTTGCCAATTTGTTGCATAATCCCGGGCAATTGGCGGAAATGAAAAGCTGTGCGGGAAAACTGGGGATGAAACGATCGGCATTGCGGGCGTTGCGCGCCATTCTCGACACAGCCAGCTGCCCCGATTTCGACAAAGCGATCAATCATTAA
- a CDS encoding TIGR02206 family membrane protein: MGDLFRYDHNLLPFTFFSRTHNSALLTILVLIAVLYFSRHALQEKRAFDIVRFSLAGILIAFEIALYVWYFAFDEWSLDASLPFQLCSFTMILSIIMLLTKSYTLYEFTYFAGIGGAVQALVTPSAILSDFPHFTYYYFFIAHGGIVISCLLMTWANHYRPTFKSIWKTWLFLNIYMLFIVFVNKWTNGNYLFIVHKPELPSLLDYLGPWPWYIVSMELIGIVTFLLLYFPFAILDWRKKAGK, translated from the coding sequence ATGGGCGATTTGTTCCGTTACGATCACAACTTGCTACCTTTTACGTTTTTTTCCAGAACGCATAACAGCGCTTTGCTCACGATTCTCGTTTTAATAGCCGTCCTTTATTTCAGCCGCCATGCCCTGCAGGAAAAAAGAGCGTTCGACATCGTACGGTTTTCGCTGGCAGGCATCCTGATCGCTTTTGAAATCGCGCTTTACGTTTGGTATTTCGCTTTTGACGAATGGTCGCTGGACGCTTCCCTGCCTTTTCAGCTTTGCAGTTTTACGATGATATTATCGATCATCATGCTGCTCACCAAGAGCTACACGCTTTATGAATTCACTTATTTTGCCGGAATCGGCGGTGCCGTTCAGGCATTGGTCACGCCGTCGGCTATTCTTTCCGATTTCCCCCACTTTACGTACTATTATTTTTTTATCGCGCACGGCGGAATCGTGATTAGCTGCTTATTGATGACATGGGCCAACCATTATCGCCCGACATTCAAGTCCATTTGGAAAACATGGCTGTTCCTTAATATCTATATGTTGTTTATCGTTTTTGTCAACAAGTGGACAAACGGCAACTACTTATTTATTGTGCACAAACCCGAGTTGCCTTCGCTTTTGGACTATCTCGGGCCGTGGCCGTGGTATATCGTCTCGATGGAACTAATCGGCATCGTCACCTTTCTCTTGCTTTATTTCCCGTTCGCCATTCTCGATTGGCGGAAAAAAGCGGGGAAGTAA
- a CDS encoding guanylate kinase translates to MYQLREKEMIFVFTGPDGSGRKTVGDMVGTTLGLPKVLSYTTRPRRDSEVHGQDYWFIARKEFDEAEQKGEFLESIEIDGNKYGIKNSDVEEMFKEHDFIYLIINTKGAHTLKQLYGDKVTRIFIYIDKKTILERQKNAGADEATIQRHADHYEEAMSYMPQCRHAFENADLAHTVFAVSNTLEAYMNRNLIDKD, encoded by the coding sequence GTGTATCAGTTGAGGGAAAAGGAAATGATTTTTGTCTTTACCGGTCCGGACGGGTCAGGGAGGAAAACGGTGGGCGATATGGTAGGCACGACATTGGGACTGCCCAAAGTTTTATCGTATACGACGCGTCCCCGCAGAGATTCGGAAGTGCATGGCCAGGATTATTGGTTTATTGCGCGTAAAGAGTTTGATGAGGCGGAACAAAAAGGCGAATTTCTGGAAAGCATCGAAATCGACGGCAACAAATACGGGATCAAAAACAGCGATGTCGAGGAGATGTTTAAAGAACACGATTTCATTTACCTGATCATCAACACCAAGGGCGCCCATACGCTGAAACAATTGTACGGAGACAAAGTAACGCGCATTTTTATCTACATTGACAAGAAAACAATCCTTGAGCGGCAAAAAAATGCCGGAGCGGACGAAGCGACCATTCAGCGCCATGCGGATCATTATGAAGAAGCGATGAGTTACATGCCGCAATGCCGGCATGCGTTTGAGAACGCGGATCTGGCGCATACCGTGTTTGCGGTGTCCAATACGCTGGAAGCATATATGAACAGGAATTTGATTGATAAAGATTAA